One segment of Marvinbryantia formatexigens DSM 14469 DNA contains the following:
- a CDS encoding response regulator transcription factor, with protein sequence MIKILIVEDEEAIANLIRMNLVKAGYQCELAFDGEEAADKIAQKSYDLILLDIMLPKLNGYEVLEYAKSVDIPVIFLTAMGETQQKVKGLRLGAEDYIAKPFEIAELLARVETVLRRYKKTEQKLRLYDIEIDTQSRRVERGGREVDLTIKEYELLLLFLRNKNRALYRETIYESVWGGEYSGAGRTVDLHVQRLKKKLGLEEHITAIYKVGYRLEV encoded by the coding sequence ATGATTAAAATACTGATTGTGGAGGATGAGGAAGCTATTGCGAACCTCATACGGATGAATCTGGTAAAAGCGGGCTACCAGTGTGAGCTGGCTTTTGACGGGGAGGAGGCGGCGGATAAGATTGCCCAGAAGAGCTATGACCTGATTCTGCTGGATATCATGCTGCCGAAGCTAAACGGTTATGAGGTGCTGGAGTACGCAAAATCGGTGGATATTCCGGTGATTTTTCTGACGGCGATGGGCGAGACGCAGCAGAAGGTAAAGGGGCTGCGGCTGGGCGCGGAGGATTATATCGCAAAGCCCTTTGAGATTGCGGAGCTGCTGGCGCGCGTGGAGACGGTACTGCGCCGCTATAAGAAAACGGAGCAGAAGCTGCGGCTCTATGACATTGAGATTGACACGCAGTCGCGCAGGGTGGAGCGCGGCGGCAGGGAAGTAGATCTTACCATCAAGGAATACGAGTTGCTGCTTTTATTTCTGCGCAACAAAAACCGTGCGCTGTACCGGGAAACCATTTATGAGAGCGTATGGGGCGGCGAATACAGCGGGGCGGGCAGAACCGTCGACCTGCATGTGCAGCGCTTAAAGAAAAAACTCGGTCTGGAGGAACACATCACCGCTATTTATAAGGTAGGCTACCGGCTGGAGGTGTAA